From the Huiozyma naganishii CBS 8797 chromosome 13, complete genome genome, the window CGGTCGTTCAATACAGTTTTCACTAtggaaaataaaatattgaTCTGCAAACTGCGTGAAGGCATCGACCAACGTAACAGAAGCAATCACAGTTTTACCGTCAATTGGCACGGGATTCtcgatatatatatatcacaACGACAGGAATCCACATTACCTTTGATCAACTGAGTCTGTGCGCTACTCACCTACCCTAAGCAGAACATGGAACCGAGCGcaaaactgaagaagaactcaCAACTACCTAGGGCGGACCTGCCGCAGTTCTACCTTTTGGTAGCACTGTACTTTGTGCAGGGGATCCCTGTCGGACTCGCTTTTGGGGCAATACCGTTTCTCTTGAAGTCAATGGCCAAACAGACATCGTTCACATCGTTGGGTGTATTTTCGGTCGCTACGTACCCatactctttgaagatccTTTGGTCACCCATAGTGGACTCGTGCTACAGTAGGAAGATTGGTAGAAGGAGGACATGGATCATCCCCGTACAGTTGGTCAGTGGGCTGATCTTGATCCTTCTGGGCTGGATGATCTCACACAATTACATATTCGAGGGTGTTGACAATGCATTCCATGGCCTGCCCATCGGGTTGACCAACGTTAACATCATGTCCCTAGTTTGGTACTTTGGACTTTTAGTGTTTCTATGCGCTACACAGGACATTGCGGTTGATGGATGGGCTTTGACAATCCTGTCCAAGCAAGCATTATCGTACGCATCAACAGCACAAACTGTCGGGTTGAATATAGGAtacttcttgtcctttACGGTGTTCTTGTCCCTCAATTCCAACGACTTTGTCAACAAGTACTTTAGAGCAGAGCCTAAACCTTATGGATGGGTCTCTCTAGGAGGATACATGAAATTTTCTGGTATCGTATACATTCTTTTGACCATGTACGTGGTCTTGTTCACTAAAGAGCGCCCCCCCAGAGTAAGAAACCTTGCCCTTCCACAAACTACGAACCAGGGGATTGAAAAAGCTGAGCTCGAGTACCAAGATGGCGACGTTGCCACTGACGAAAAGGATACACAGGACATCGGTTACATCTATCGCTGCTTCTTAAAAGTTTTGGGGCTACCCCCCATCAGAATGTTGGTCTTCATCCATTTGATCGCTAAAGTAGCCTTCCAATGTAATGAAGGTGCGACCAACTTGAAACTGCTCGAACGTGGGTTCAAAAGAGAGGACCTTGCAGTGACGGTGTTAATAGACGTCCCCTTTGAGATCATTTTCGGTTACTACGTTGCCAAATGGAGTTCCGATGCAGATCAGTCCAGGGACGGTGCACATGGCTCAATCCTCCGGGCCAAGAGAGAGGGGGCACTTCAACGTATTAACAGATTTTTCGTGGGCGATGCGGGTGTGCTGACCCCATGGTTGTGGGGGATACTAGGGAGACTTACTGCCGCCGCAATGGGTAGCTTTGTCGTAGCACGGTTCCCAAGCGACGGGCAGATCACAACTGGGTACTTTCTGCTGGTTGTCTTCCAGCATCTATTAGGATCCTTTATGAACACCGTTCAGTTTGTTGGTATCTCTGCATTCCACACGAGGATAGCAGACCCTGTCCTTGGCGGTACATACATGACTCTACTGAACACTCTGAGCAATTTTGGCGGTACCTGGCCCAGAATCATAGTGATGTCCATGATCAACCATTTTACTCTATTCAAATGTGTTGCGGAGAATGGCGTTACTTTTGTTAGGGGCACAGGAGAACTGTGCACCACTGAGCTGATGGGCACACCGACGCTCGTGAGGGATGGATACTACGTCGTCAACACGGTGTGCGTTCTTCTTGGGATTGTCCTGTACTTCGGATTCCTCAAGAGGGAGGCTCAAGTGTTGCAGAAATTACCGGTCAGTGCATGGCGGTGTACATAGACTACATATCACTCATGTACAATTGAAGCTACAACGGCGTACCACGTCATACGGATGCTTCTTGAAGGCTGTTGCAGTTGCAGTGACTCGTGACTCACATCGAaagagtgaaaaaaaagagtgaaaaataataacatCGAGACCTCGAAGACGTCAGAAGcaactgctgttgttcttgttgttgttcttgtagatTGTTCCACAGTGTTCATTTTGCCTGTTTCTCTTGCTAGTCAATTGCAACGAGGACAACTCACCAAATGTCTAACAATAAACTGTCAGGGTTGAGAGATGCTGGGGCTTTGTTGGGagacaagaacaaaattcTTGTCGCGAACAGAGGTGAAATTCCCATCAGGATTTTCAGAACTGCCCATGAACTGTCCATGAGGACGGTGGCGATATTCTCACACGAGGACAAGCTGTCGACGCACAGGTTGAAGGCAGACGAGTCCTACGCCATCGGTGAGCCACACCAGTACACTCCCGTGGGTGCATACTTGGCCATCGATGAAATTATCAATATTGCAAAGACGCATCAAGTCGATTTCATCCACCCTGGGTACGGGTTTCTCTCTGAGAACGCAGAGTTTGCGGCAAAGGTCATTGAGGCTGGGATCACTTGGATCGGACCACCCCCAGAGGTGATCGATTCCGTTGGGGATAAAGTATCCGCTAGAAACCTTGCTGCAAAGGCCAATGTCCCCACTGTCCCAGGTACACCTGGCCCCATTGAGACCGCTCAGGAGGCTGAGAAGTTTGTTGAAGAGTACGGGTACCCTGTCATCATCAAAGCCGCGttcggtggtggtggtagagGTATGAGAGTCGTCAGGGAGGGTGAAGACATTGCGGACGCATTTGAACGTGCCCGGTCAGAGGCGGTCACCGCCTTTGGGAACGGTACCTGTTTTGTAGAAaggttcttgaacaagCCAAAGCATATCGAGGTACAACTTTTGGCCGATAACCACGGGAATGTCGTCCACTTGTTTGAAAGAGACTGTTCCGTGCAGAGAAGACACCAGAAAGTCGTCGAGGTGGCACCAGCGAAAACTTTGCCCCGTCATGTCAGAAACTCCATCCTTACAGATGCCGTGAAATTGGCGAAGGAAGCAGGTTACAGAAACGCGGGGACAGCAGAGTTCCTTGTCGATGACCAGGACAGGCACTACTTTATAGAGATCAATCCAAGAATCCAGGTGGAACACACTATCACGGAGGAAATTACTGGGATTGACTTGGTTGCTGCCCAAATCCAAATTGCAGCAGGTGCTACGCTAGCAGAACTGGGGCTGATGCAAGACAAAATCACCACTAGAGGGTTTGCCATCCAATGTCGTATCACGACGGAAGATCCGGCCAAGAATTTCCAGCCGGACACCGGTAGATTGGAAGTCTACAGGTCTGCCGGGGGTAACGGTGTTAGATTGGATGGTGGTAATGCTTACGCTGGTGCGGTCATCTCCCCACATTATGACTCTATGTTAGTGAAGTGCTCGTGTTCGGGTTCCACTTATGAAATAGTTCGTCGTAAGATGATCCGTGCCTTGATTGAGTTCAGAATCAGAGGTGTGAAAACGAACATACCCTTTTTATTGACACTACTAATGCATCCGGTATTCTTCGATGGTTCATACTGGACTACTTTCATCGACGATACTCCTCAATTGTTCCACATGGTTCACTCTAGAAACAGAGCTCAGAAATTGTTGCATTACTTGGCCGACTTGGCTGTCAATGGTTCTTCTATTAAGGGACAGGTTGGCTTACCAAGATTGAACAAAGTCCCAGATGTGCCACATTTGCACGATGAAAATAACAATCCAATTAACGTCCACGTCACTGCACCTCCTTCTGGGTGGAGAGACGTCTTATTGAGAGACGGTCCAGAAGCGTTTGCCAAACAGGTCAGACAGTTCAGCGGTACTTTGCTAATGGACACCACGTGGAGAGACGCTCACCAGTCTCTACTAGCCACCAGAGTCAGAACGTACGATTTGTTGGCCATTGCACAGACCACAGCGCATGCGTGGGCCGGTGCATTTGCACTCGAGTGTTGGGGTGGTGCAACTTTTGACGTCGCAATGAGATTCTTGCACGAGGACCCATGGGACAGGTTGAGGAAGTTAAGGAAATTGGTCCCCAACATCCCATTCCAGATGTTGCTCCGTGGGGCCAACGGTGTTGCGTACTCCTCTTTGCCAGACAACGCCATCGACCATTTCGTCAAGCAGGCCAAGAACAACGGTGTTGACATCTTCAGAGTCTTTGACGCCTTGAACGATCTGGACCAATTGAAGGTTGGTGTTGACGCGGTCAAGAAGGCCGGTGGTGTAGTCGAAGCTACCATCTGCTACTCCGGTGACATGACGCAACCTGGGAAGAAGTACAACTTGGATTattatttggaaattgCCGAAGCAGTTGTCCAAATGGGTACTCACATCCTAGGTATCAAGGACATGGCCGGCACTTTAAAGCCAGCGGCTGCGAAAATGCTGATCGGGTCGTTGAGAGCCAAATATCCAAACATGCCTATTCACGTCCACACTCACGATTCCGCCGGTACAGCTGTTGCCTCCAACGCCGCCTGCGCCCTAGCAGGTGCCGACGTGGTCGACGTGGCCATCAACTCCATGTCCGGTTTGACATCCCAGGCCTCCGTCAACGCACTTTTGGCCTCGCTAGATGGTCTGGTGGAAACTGGTGTCAGCGAAAAGCACGTGCGTGAGTTGGATGCATACTGGGCTGAGATGAGACTGCTATACTCTTGCTTCGGTGCAAACTTGAAGGGCCCAGATCCAGAAGTTTACCAGCACGAGATTCCAGGTGGACAATTGACCAACTTGCTGTTCCAAGCTCAACAATTAGGGTTGGGTGAACAATGGGCCGAGACGAAGAGGGCCTACAGAGAGGCCAACTACTTACTTGGTGACATTGTCAAGGTCACTCCCACTTCGAAAGTGGTTGGTGACATGGCACAATTCATGGTTTCCAACAAGTTAACTGCTGATGACGTCCGCAGATTAGCGAACCAACTGGATTTCCCTGACTCAGTCAtggatttctttgaaggtttGATTGGCCAACCGTATGGTGGTTTTCCAGAGCCTTTGCGGTCTGACGtgctgaagaacaagagacgGAAACTGACGTGCCGTCCAGGGTTAGAGCTAGCTCCCTTCGACCTGGATGCAATCCGTGAAGATCTGAACTCGAGGTTTGGTTCCGACATCGACGAATGCGATGTTGCCTCTTACAACATGTACCCGAAAGTGTACGAGGACTTCCAAAAGACCAGAGAGTTGTACGGTGATCTGTCGGTCCTTCCAACGAAGAATTTCCTAGCTCCCGCTGCCATCGGTGAGGAGATCGAAGTCACAATCGAGCAAGGTAAGACATTGATAATCAAACTACAAGCCGTTGGTGATCTGAACAAGGAGACCGGTCTGCGCGAGGTGTACTTTGAACTAAACGGTGAGACGAGAAAGATTCGTACAGCTGACAAATCGCAGGTTGTTCAAACCGTGTCGAAACCTAAGGCTGACGGTCATGATGTGTTCCAAGTGGGCGCCCCAATGGCTGGTGTCATTGTGGAGGTGAAAGTCCACAAGGGTTCGCTAGTCAAGAAGGGCGAGGCTGTGGCAGTGTTGAGTGCAATGAAGATGGAAATGGTCATCTCTGCGCAAACGGACGGCCAAGTGAAGGAAGTGTTGATCAACGACGGTGAAAACGTTGAAGCATCCGATCTACTGGTCGTTCTAGAAGATACCAACGTCTAATATTGACCCACTACGGGCCATTCTTACTACTCCGTTGAGTCGTCTGTATTCTatagtatatatacagtgTGTAGCGTATAAGGAGACATACACCTCTATTATCACCAGTTTGCGCTGCCTGTGCACCCCCAGTCATCCAAATGCCACCGTGGCACAGTAGCAAACGATCAGCTCATCATTGACTTTGAACTGTCGCCAAAGATCCCCTACTTGTTGCTGCGGGCTTGGCGCAAATGAGTTGCTGATGTAGCAGAAGACCGTGTCCACTTTGACTctcctcttcaagaacagcaCCACGGCCGAGAAGTGCTGCTCAGCGCTGATCTTGCATGCTGCCGGTCGCACCGCTGAAATCGCCCCTATAGGTTGGAACCGTATTGTAATCTTTCCCCCCGGAGTTCCTTGCTTGGTGAGCTGATGATCGACCGTCTTCTGCTTCTGGGCTTCCTCTACCATAAAAGACGaactgttgctgttgctgttgctgtccgAGTCCAAGTCCAGCCCGAGCTGAGACAACCGCCGCGTGTAGTCCTCGAGCTTGTTCTTCACCCCGTCAGAAGGGTCCCTAACCTCGGACTGATCCGTCCCGCTCTCGCTCTCGGACTCAATCAACCGCTGGCTCATCCCTGCGTCGAGTGCTCTCCCACTGAAACTGACTGGGCATCGCTCCTCTCTTTGGGTGCAGTGGTTGTTATATGTTGAAGGGTTTATTATAAGAGTGAGAGATGAGACTTACGACTGCAAGAGTTGTTCTACCAGAGCGGTAGCACCTGGAGCAGCTGGCGATGGAATCGGATGGTAGTGGGCCAGTGGATCTGGATGCTGCGTTTGCAACGGGGGTCGAGGACCCTGTGTCGCTTTTGACCCTGTTGGAGTTGTCTATTGAGCAGTCGAGTGCAGGGGACAGTGGCGAGGAACAACAGGAGTTCCTGCGGAAGTTGCTGCAGCTGTTGGAGGATCATCCGAAGGTGACTGCGGTGATCAGTTGGGACTTGCCCAACCAATTGATGAAGTTTTTGGTGCCAAGGAACGTCGCGCTGCACAAGAATCTGCGGTCGATACCGATTGTCAGCCCACTGATGAGGTGTTTCCTCGTGGTGGCGGTGA encodes:
- the KNAG0M00800 gene encoding uncharacterized protein (similar to Saccharomyces cerevisiae YBR220C; ancestral locus Anc_6.118), with product MEPSAKLKKNSQLPRADLPQFYLLVALYFVQGIPVGLAFGAIPFLLKSMAKQTSFTSLGVFSVATYPYSLKILWSPIVDSCYSRKIGRRRTWIIPVQLVSGLILILLGWMISHNYIFEGVDNAFHGLPIGLTNVNIMSLVWYFGLLVFLCATQDIAVDGWALTILSKQALSYASTAQTVGLNIGYFLSFTVFLSLNSNDFVNKYFRAEPKPYGWVSLGGYMKFSGIVYILLTMYVVLFTKERPPRVRNLALPQTTNQGIEKAELEYQDGDVATDEKDTQDIGYIYRCFLKVLGLPPIRMLVFIHLIAKVAFQCNEGATNLKLLERGFKREDLAVTVLIDVPFEIIFGYYVAKWSSDADQSRDGAHGSILRAKREGALQRINRFFVGDAGVLTPWLWGILGRLTAAAMGSFVVARFPSDGQITTGYFLLVVFQHLLGSFMNTVQFVGISAFHTRIADPVLGGTYMTLLNTLSNFGGTWPRIIVMSMINHFTLFKCVAENGVTFVRGTGELCTTELMGTPTLVRDGYYVVNTVCVLLGIVLYFGFLKREAQVLQKLPVSAWRCT
- the PYC2 gene encoding pyruvate carboxylase 2 (similar to Saccharomyces cerevisiae PYC2 (YBR218C) and PYC1 (YGL062W); ancestral locus Anc_6.115); translated protein: MSNNKLSGLRDAGALLGDKNKILVANRGEIPIRIFRTAHELSMRTVAIFSHEDKLSTHRLKADESYAIGEPHQYTPVGAYLAIDEIINIAKTHQVDFIHPGYGFLSENAEFAAKVIEAGITWIGPPPEVIDSVGDKVSARNLAAKANVPTVPGTPGPIETAQEAEKFVEEYGYPVIIKAAFGGGGRGMRVVREGEDIADAFERARSEAVTAFGNGTCFVERFLNKPKHIEVQLLADNHGNVVHLFERDCSVQRRHQKVVEVAPAKTLPRHVRNSILTDAVKLAKEAGYRNAGTAEFLVDDQDRHYFIEINPRIQVEHTITEEITGIDLVAAQIQIAAGATLAELGLMQDKITTRGFAIQCRITTEDPAKNFQPDTGRLEVYRSAGGNGVRLDGGNAYAGAVISPHYDSMLVKCSCSGSTYEIVRRKMIRALIEFRIRGVKTNIPFLLTLLMHPVFFDGSYWTTFIDDTPQLFHMVHSRNRAQKLLHYLADLAVNGSSIKGQVGLPRLNKVPDVPHLHDENNNPINVHVTAPPSGWRDVLLRDGPEAFAKQVRQFSGTLLMDTTWRDAHQSLLATRVRTYDLLAIAQTTAHAWAGAFALECWGGATFDVAMRFLHEDPWDRLRKLRKLVPNIPFQMLLRGANGVAYSSLPDNAIDHFVKQAKNNGVDIFRVFDALNDLDQLKVGVDAVKKAGGVVEATICYSGDMTQPGKKYNLDYYLEIAEAVVQMGTHILGIKDMAGTLKPAAAKMLIGSLRAKYPNMPIHVHTHDSAGTAVASNAACALAGADVVDVAINSMSGLTSQASVNALLASLDGLVETGVSEKHVRELDAYWAEMRLLYSCFGANLKGPDPEVYQHEIPGGQLTNLLFQAQQLGLGEQWAETKRAYREANYLLGDIVKVTPTSKVVGDMAQFMVSNKLTADDVRRLANQLDFPDSVMDFFEGLIGQPYGGFPEPLRSDVLKNKRRKLTCRPGLELAPFDLDAIREDLNSRFGSDIDECDVASYNMYPKVYEDFQKTRELYGDLSVLPTKNFLAPAAIGEEIEVTIEQGKTLIIKLQAVGDLNKETGLREVYFELNGETRKIRTADKSQVVQTVSKPKADGHDVFQVGAPMAGVIVEVKVHKGSLVKKGEAVAVLSAMKMEMVISAQTDGQVKEVLINDGENVEASDLLVVLEDTNV
- the ATG12 gene encoding Atg12p (similar to Saccharomyces cerevisiae ATG12 (YBR217W); ancestral locus Anc_6.113), translating into MSQRLIESESESGTDQSEVRDPSDGVKNKLEDYTRRLSQLGLDLDSDSNSNSNSSSFMVEEAQKQKTVDHQLTKQGTPGGKITIRFQPIGAISAVRPAACKISAEQHFSAVVLFLKRRVKVDTVFCYISNSFAPSPQQQVGDLWRQFKVNDELIVCYCATVAFG